In the genome of Populus trichocarpa isolate Nisqually-1 chromosome 10, P.trichocarpa_v4.1, whole genome shotgun sequence, the window CAATTgcttttaatcatttttaaattggttaatattttgtttttgcaacAAAACATGATTGAGGGTTATCTGATATTTTTACGTGTAGTTATcaagtttaagaaaattaaGTAAAGAAGTAAAATAGGTcgataatacacacacacatgtatgtcattttaataaaataaataatatataatttttttttgaaatagagTTACATAAAATACTGGTAAATTTTGcatgtataattaaaaaaattaatgaagaaaatttttattttaattaaaaaatggatCCTACAATAAATTAGTTGTGCTTTTAGCtggtattttattaattgattgagtttttatgagaataaagtgttgaattattaaaaaatctatttgtttcatttgaggtttctgtttttaaatttatgaagatagaaattaaaaaatatttagttttgattttgttttgtgcaaaaaaataaaaaacaaatcaagaccaacaataacaaacataaatttcttaaaaccacattctttattagtttttaaattattttataataaatatagaatattcacattttttaaaacaaaaaacaaacaagttttttatttttattttcgaaatttgcttttaaaaaggaaaacgaAAATGATATCAAAACAGTTAAGTTAATGGGCTTTATTTGGACAGGGCTTAGTTTGCAAATTACAAGTTTGGGTATGACTCGGTGTTTCGTGAGGAGTGGTGGCAGAAAAAGGATGCTGGGCCCATTGCGTCTGGCCCATGCTTCCGAAATCGGGAATATAAAATTTCACGAGGCCCCTTGTACAATCTCGGTATTAAGCAAAAAGACAAGGATATAACCGGAAATAcgaaaaacaccaaaacaaaaaccctagaCTTAGAGAGCCATCTATATAAAGCCCCCAAACCCTAAATCCACTCTTTGTGTTCCTCCAGCAGTCGAAAATGTCGAAGCGAGGTCAGCTCTCTCTCGTCTCCTTACAtcgttttttcttcatattttccTCTGCGATCTcttagaaaatgaaataaaacaatttaaaatcatcACAAATCTCTTGTTTTGTGTCTGCTAACACTTAGATTCTTAACACCGCTGCTGATGTTGTtggtttgaataaaaatacagGGCGTGGAGGATCAGCTGGTAACAAGTTCAGGATGTCACTGGGTCTGCCAGTGGCAGCAACAGTGAACTGTGCTGATAACACTGGTGCTAAGAACCTTTACATCATCTCCGTGAAGGGAATCAAGGGTCGTTTGAACCGTTTACCTTCTGCTTGCGTTGGTGATATGGTTATGGCCACTGTCAAGAAGGGGAAGCCTGATCTCAGGAAGAAGGTCATGCCTGCTGTCATTGTTAGGCAGCGTAAGCCTTGGCGCCGAAAGGACGGTGTTTTCATGTACTTTGAAGGTCATTGTCTTCCCTCTGTTATTCTATTTTGGTGTTTCACCATTTCTAGCTGTGTTTGTTTACCTGTCAGGTGTTTATTTACTGCCTTCtatgtttatcttttttgtaTTAATAGGTTGTTTGTCGCTAGTGTATCATCTCTTGATTTATGTTGTTATAATCATCTCTCTTACTAGAGATCCAGGCTACTACTGTTTTGAAATTGCTTGTAAAAGTGcatctcctttttttatttcggCGTGTTTTCTGATATTATGCTCCCTAAGACCAGCTATATTGAACTAGATGGTCAAATATTTATCGAGTATGATTTCTCTAATGTAGAATCACTTTATTTTGCAATTCGATAAACTCTTCAACTTAGCTCTGTATTTGGAAGTGTTTCCCAGTGCCTATCTTAGATGTGTTTAAGGTGTTTGTATGATTTATATCTGGTGATGTGGTGTTGAGAATTTTCGCATTGCAGTTTCTTTGCACCTCCCATACCCAGCAAGATTATATGCACTCACCTTATCCCAATTTGGATggtaattttgttttatcataCCTATCAAGGTTGAGACATGCATAATGTGTTTGGTTTAGTTAGAGGTATATCCTTTATTgcatt includes:
- the LOC7459987 gene encoding 60S ribosomal protein L23, translating into MSKRGRGGSAGNKFRMSLGLPVAATVNCADNTGAKNLYIISVKGIKGRLNRLPSACVGDMVMATVKKGKPDLRKKVMPAVIVRQRKPWRRKDGVFMYFEDNAGVIVNPKGEMKGSAITGPIGKECADLWPRIASAANAIV